The following nucleotide sequence is from Desulfobacterales bacterium.
TATCATGGGTTTCAGCAAATTCTTCGGTGGCAAACTCTTCGCTGGTGGCTCCCAGGTCGGCGCTGTCTGACAGATCATCCTGGATCTGGGTGGCGGCTGCCTGGGTTGCGCCAAATTGCAAAGTTTCTTCATCCGAGTCCAATAGATTGAAATCGAGATCTTCTTCGCCGGATGCTGCACCTTCCAGCTGCGCGTCGCCTTCTTGCACATCCGCATCCAGGTCTAAATTCAGCTCAAGTTCGGAGTCCACAGACTGGGTCGCCTCATCCATGACCGCTTCTAGATCGAGTTCGACGACTTCTTCAGCATCTGAAGCTGCATCGTCACCGCCCTCAAGCATTTGTTCGATATCTAAGAATTCGGCATCGTCACCCGCCCCAGGCTCAGCGCCGGCTGTCTCAGGCTCCAGATCCAAATCCAGTTCCAGCTCATCCGCATCTTCAGTAGAAGGCTTTTCATCGGATTCCAGCATTTGTTCAAGATCTGACATATCCAGTTCATCGGAGGCCTGGGCGGCTTCAGCTGGAGCTGCGTCGCCTGCATCTTCATCGACTTCAAATTCAAGTTCCAGATCATCCTCCGCAGCAGCTTCCGCCGGTTCGTCTGAATCCATAATTCCTTCAAGATCTGAAAAATCCAATTCATCATCGGCATCGAGACTTTCCTCAGCGGCCACCGCTGACGCCTCCTCAGGCAGTTCTTCATCCAGATCAATATCCAGGTCAAGACTATCTAAGGCTTCAGCACTCTGATCTTCCTCGGCTGGTTCTTCAGTGGATTCAATAATACCTTCTAACTCTGATAAATCCAGTTCATCACTATCTGGTGCGCCAGCATCCAATTCGGCGGCCGGAGATGCCGTTTCCGGCTCCGGTTCTAAATCAAGATCCAGGTCTAAATCGTCCGCAGCTTCGGAGACGACATCTTCGATCGGGGTATCGGTTTCGTCTTCGACCAGGTCGTCAAGATCCGCCATATCAAGCGCTTCACTGCCATCGTCAGCAGCAATAGCCTCGGTGGCGGCAGGTTCAGCTTCATCAGGTTCAAGTTCCAAATCCAGGTCTGGGTCGGCTTCCGCAGCTGCTT
It contains:
- a CDS encoding DUF3426 domain-containing protein — encoded protein: EAAVEADPDLDLGLEPDEAEPVATDDDIELEGLTSEAAAEADPDLDLELEPDEAEPAATEAIAADDGSEALDMADLDDLVEDETDTPIEDVVSEAADDLDLDLDLEPEPETASPAAELDAGAPDSDELDLSELEGIIESTEEPAEEDQSAEALDSLDLDIDLDEELPEEASAVAAEESLDADDELDFSDLEGIMDSDEPAEAAAEDDLELEFEVDEDAGDAAPAEAAQASDELDMSDLEQMLESDEKPSTEDADELELDLDLEPETAGAEPGAGDDAEFLDIEQMLEGGDDAASDAEEVVELDLEAVMDEATQSVDSELELNLDLDADVQEGDAQLEGAASGEEDLDFNLLDSDEETLQFGATQAAATQIQDDLSDSADLGATSEEFATEEFAETHDIYEQTDAMDDMDVLMGAPAKKRSARKPLMAVALIFLLCLVGIIVTNTLGVKIPYVSDVHIPYISDIKIPYLSDLAKPKVQDTAGNLMITPMSRTISYKFVDNNRVGRILVITGQVRNEYDHPRSNIKVTGKIFQKGKSLANSATVYAGNTISDGDLQRMGMADIKKRLQNRSGDKRSNVKVQTGKTIPFLIVFNQLPPNLDEYTVEVAGSSS